The following proteins come from a genomic window of Sphingobium cloacae:
- the cydD gene encoding thiol reductant ABC exporter subunit CydD, which produces MSNPLDRQAAALFWIGDSGAAILMAAALAGAVASMEQGAGQGHLALAAGGLIAAALLRAGMQIGATNAGEAAAMRVKTNWRQRVYPGILVAAPGDRRMLGEAVADAVDRIEDLGGFHARFLPLRRAAVLSPLIIAIAAVFGSWVAGVIMLATLIPFAMGMALAGTAAARAAARQLDALSRLSGLFVDRVRALPVIVAFAAQDRIGRHLADATREVAARTIDVLKVAFVSSAIIEFFAALSVALVALYCGFNLLGILPFPAPEKLTLGQALFVLVLAPEFYLPMRRLAAAYHDKQVGEAAVERLEALAPASPPAPKPAIEGPPALRFDGVVIDYGETAIGPFTLDIPAGTSLALRGSTGVGKSSLLHALLGLAPIGGGRILVDGRDAAEVALPGHVGWAGQTVAFVPGTLADNIRLARPDADDAAVEAVAHLAGLGPMIEARGQGLALPLDHRGSGLSGGERRRVGIARVLLKDAPLWLLDEPTADLDAGSAADIAGILASAAKGRTVLIVTHSAELAAIATKEMVLS; this is translated from the coding sequence ATGAGCAACCCGTTAGATAGACAGGCTGCGGCCCTTTTCTGGATCGGCGACAGCGGCGCGGCGATCCTCATGGCGGCGGCGCTGGCCGGAGCCGTGGCATCAATGGAGCAAGGGGCGGGGCAGGGCCATCTTGCGCTTGCCGCGGGCGGACTGATAGCCGCCGCCCTGCTTCGCGCCGGGATGCAGATCGGTGCGACCAACGCCGGCGAAGCGGCTGCTATGCGCGTCAAGACGAACTGGCGCCAGCGGGTGTATCCAGGCATTCTCGTCGCCGCGCCGGGGGATCGCCGGATGCTGGGCGAGGCGGTCGCCGATGCCGTCGACCGGATCGAGGACCTGGGCGGCTTCCATGCCCGCTTCCTGCCGCTGCGCCGCGCCGCGGTCCTGTCCCCGCTCATAATCGCGATTGCTGCCGTATTTGGGAGCTGGGTCGCCGGCGTGATCATGCTCGCGACGCTGATTCCCTTTGCCATGGGCATGGCGCTCGCAGGAACGGCGGCCGCGCGGGCCGCCGCGCGCCAGCTCGATGCGCTGAGTCGCCTGTCGGGCCTGTTCGTCGACCGGGTGCGCGCGCTCCCGGTGATCGTCGCCTTCGCCGCGCAGGACCGTATCGGCCGCCACCTTGCCGACGCTACCCGCGAGGTCGCCGCGCGCACGATCGATGTGCTCAAGGTCGCCTTCGTGTCGAGCGCGATCATCGAGTTCTTCGCGGCGCTGTCGGTGGCGCTGGTCGCGCTCTATTGCGGCTTCAACCTGCTCGGCATCCTGCCCTTTCCGGCTCCCGAAAAGCTGACCCTGGGCCAAGCCCTGTTTGTTCTTGTCCTCGCGCCGGAATTCTATCTTCCCATGCGCCGCCTTGCCGCCGCCTATCACGACAAGCAGGTCGGGGAGGCTGCGGTGGAACGCCTTGAAGCGCTCGCGCCCGCTTCTCCGCCCGCGCCGAAACCCGCGATCGAAGGGCCGCCAGCGCTGCGCTTTGACGGCGTGGTGATCGACTATGGCGAGACGGCCATCGGTCCCTTCACGCTGGATATCCCGGCGGGCACCAGCCTTGCCCTGCGCGGAAGCACCGGGGTCGGCAAATCGAGCCTGCTCCATGCGCTGCTGGGGCTGGCCCCCATTGGTGGGGGACGGATTCTGGTTGACGGCCGGGATGCGGCCGAGGTTGCGCTTCCCGGCCATGTCGGCTGGGCGGGCCAGACGGTTGCGTTCGTCCCGGGCACGCTGGCCGACAATATCCGTCTTGCGCGTCCCGATGCCGACGATGCGGCAGTCGAAGCCGTGGCCCATCTGGCAGGCCTTGGGCCGATGATCGAAGCGCGCGGACAGGGATTGGCCTTGCCGCTCGATCATCGCGGGTCGGGCCTGTCCGGTGGGGAACGCCGGCGCGTCGGCATCGCGCGCGTGTTGCTCAAGGACGCGCCGCTCTGGCTGCTCGACGAACCGACCGCGGATCTCGACGCGGGATCGGCGGCCGACATCGCCGGGATACTGGCGTCCGCCGCAAAGGGCCGCACGGTCCTGATAGTGACGCACAGCGCCGAGCTGGCCGCGATCGCCACCAAAGAAATGGTGCTTTCATGA
- a CDS encoding peroxiredoxin: protein MTDQVTPSMPRINEPAPPFKAKTTHGERSLDDYKGKWLVLFSHPADFTPVCTTEFMGFAKAADRFKALNCELLGLSIDSVHSHIAWMRSIEEKFGVEIPFPIIDDLSMNVAKAFGMIHPGASDTSAVRATFIIDPEGIVRAMVYYPMSNGRSVDEFVRLLTALQTSDANKVATPENWQPGEPVIVPPPATAEAARARKDEGYDYTDWYFSKKTL from the coding sequence ATGACAGACCAGGTCACTCCCTCCATGCCGCGGATCAACGAACCGGCGCCTCCCTTCAAGGCCAAGACGACCCACGGCGAACGCTCGCTCGACGATTACAAGGGCAAGTGGCTCGTTCTCTTTTCCCACCCCGCCGACTTCACGCCGGTCTGCACGACCGAATTCATGGGCTTCGCCAAGGCCGCCGACCGCTTCAAGGCGCTCAACTGCGAGTTGCTGGGCCTCTCCATCGACTCGGTGCATTCGCACATCGCCTGGATGCGCAGCATCGAGGAGAAGTTCGGCGTCGAGATCCCGTTCCCGATTATCGACGATCTGTCGATGAACGTCGCCAAGGCCTTCGGCATGATCCATCCCGGTGCCTCGGACACCTCGGCCGTTCGCGCCACCTTCATCATCGACCCCGAAGGCATTGTCCGCGCGATGGTCTATTATCCGATGTCGAACGGCCGCTCGGTCGATGAATTCGTCCGCCTGCTCACCGCGCTCCAGACGTCCGACGCCAACAAGGTGGCGACGCCTGAAAACTGGCAGCCCGGCGAGCCGGTGATCGTGCCGCCGCCCGCGACGGCCGAAGCCGCCAGGGCCCGCAAGGACGAAGGCTACGACTACACCGATTGGTATTTCAGCAAGAAGACCCTCTGA
- a CDS encoding sulfite exporter TauE/SafE family protein has product MALESIQYLLGAGSGSLVGFTLGLVGGGGSILAVPLMVYLVGVASPHVAIGTSALAVAANAGANLVPHARQRTIKWRCAGMFAAAGVAGAYAGSTLGKAFDGQKLLFLFALLMVLVGGLMLKSRGDPGNPDVQCRRENAPKVIGYGAATGLFSGFFGIGGGFLIVPGLMASTGMPMRNAVGSSLVAVTAFGLTAALNYALSGLVDWGLAAAFIAGGVIGGLVGAALSRRLSAHKGALNTIFALLIFAVAAYMLWQSTAAILG; this is encoded by the coding sequence ATGGCACTCGAATCCATCCAATATCTGCTTGGTGCCGGATCGGGCTCGCTCGTCGGATTCACGCTGGGGCTGGTGGGCGGTGGGGGCTCAATCCTCGCCGTCCCGCTCATGGTCTATCTGGTCGGCGTCGCCTCGCCGCATGTCGCGATCGGCACCAGCGCGCTGGCGGTCGCCGCCAATGCCGGGGCCAATCTCGTTCCCCACGCGCGCCAGCGGACGATCAAATGGCGTTGCGCCGGCATGTTCGCCGCTGCTGGTGTCGCCGGCGCCTATGCCGGATCGACACTCGGTAAAGCGTTCGATGGACAGAAGCTGCTGTTCCTGTTCGCTCTGCTGATGGTCCTGGTTGGCGGGCTGATGCTAAAAAGCCGGGGCGATCCCGGCAATCCCGATGTCCAATGCCGGCGCGAGAATGCGCCCAAGGTGATCGGTTATGGGGCCGCCACTGGTCTCTTTTCCGGGTTCTTCGGCATCGGCGGGGGCTTCCTGATCGTGCCGGGACTGATGGCTTCGACCGGGATGCCGATGCGCAACGCCGTCGGATCGTCGCTGGTCGCCGTCACCGCTTTTGGTCTGACGGCCGCGCTCAACTATGCCCTTTCCGGCTTGGTTGATTGGGGGCTTGCTGCGGCGTTCATCGCCGGCGGCGTCATCGGCGGCCTTGTGGGCGCGGCGCTCTCTCGGCGGCTGTCGGCGCACAAGGGGGCGCTCAATACGATATTCGCACTGCTGATCTTTGCGGTTGCCGCC
- a CDS encoding ArsR/SmtB family transcription factor codes for MMTFTDTQLEEAASVLKAIAHDVRLKLLRTLLEHGEKSVGELEALTGIGQPGLSQQLAILRKAELVQTRRDAKLVFYSIVSANMEGTAKLLCALAGTPINRGDTAAKTKRPFPQGSVATFAKIL; via the coding sequence GTGATGACTTTCACCGATACGCAGCTTGAAGAGGCTGCCAGCGTCCTCAAGGCGATCGCCCATGACGTCCGCCTGAAGCTCCTGCGGACGCTCCTCGAACATGGCGAGAAGTCTGTAGGCGAACTCGAAGCCCTCACCGGCATCGGTCAACCGGGCCTGTCCCAACAACTCGCAATTTTGCGCAAGGCGGAACTGGTTCAGACGCGCCGCGATGCGAAACTCGTTTTCTATAGCATCGTATCGGCCAATATGGAGGGAACAGCGAAATTGCTATGCGCTCTAGCGGGAACTCCGATAAATAGAGGAGACACTGCCGCGAAAACAAAGCGACCTTTTCCCCAGGGATCGGTCGCTACCTTCGCCAAGATTTTGTGA
- a CDS encoding MBL fold metallo-hydrolase → MSSVPTITFHGAAGTVTGSCMELRHGGKTILIDCGLFQGSRTLETLNRDPFAFDVRKIDAVVLTHAHIDHSGLLPRLTAEGYRGPIFATPQTRDLLYYMLPDAGRIQEGDAERRNRRQDRRDEEPIEPIYTEADSKAAYEQVETVALHDWFAPAAGFRARLWNAGHILGSTSVEIEVGGVHLLFSGDLGPDHKAFHADPEGPAGLDHVFCESTYGDRVREDVTIEQRRTLLEAEINAALTRGGNLVIPVFALERTQELLLDIATLINTGRLAHPQVFIDSPLATRATEVFAKHAGELEDMGSGEIFRHPSFHYTASTMESMRLNDMSGAIIMAASGMCEAGRIRHHLRYNLGRRESTILFVGFQAAGTLGRTILDGANRVRIWGQDVAVRAQIRRIDTYSAHADQKDLQRWIRARKPIDGSLFLGHGEEGSIETFRRLMQADDAAASIVTPKIGETYSLPSRAPSKRLKTGKPELQEAVGRDWQNDYADFSTHLKKELQNIESASGRREALARMAEILHSYQAYREHRKSRSS, encoded by the coding sequence ATGAGTAGCGTACCCACCATAACCTTCCACGGCGCTGCCGGCACAGTCACTGGTTCCTGCATGGAACTACGCCATGGCGGAAAGACGATCCTCATAGATTGCGGCTTGTTCCAGGGATCCCGGACGCTGGAAACACTCAATCGCGACCCCTTCGCGTTCGACGTGCGCAAGATCGACGCCGTTGTCCTGACGCACGCGCATATCGACCATAGCGGCCTGCTGCCCAGGCTCACGGCGGAAGGGTATCGCGGGCCGATCTTCGCGACACCGCAAACCCGCGACCTTCTGTATTACATGCTGCCCGACGCCGGACGAATTCAGGAGGGCGATGCGGAGCGCCGCAATCGACGGCAGGATCGCCGGGACGAGGAGCCGATCGAACCGATCTATACCGAAGCGGATTCCAAAGCGGCCTATGAACAGGTCGAGACAGTAGCGCTGCACGACTGGTTCGCACCTGCCGCCGGTTTTCGGGCGCGCTTGTGGAATGCGGGCCATATCCTGGGTTCCACATCCGTGGAGATCGAGGTCGGTGGCGTGCACTTGCTCTTCTCCGGCGACCTGGGTCCAGACCACAAGGCCTTTCATGCCGATCCCGAGGGTCCGGCAGGACTCGATCATGTGTTCTGCGAGAGCACCTATGGCGACCGCGTCCGCGAGGACGTGACGATCGAGCAGCGCCGGACTTTGCTGGAAGCCGAGATCAATGCAGCGCTTACGCGCGGCGGCAACCTCGTCATTCCCGTTTTCGCGCTCGAACGCACCCAGGAATTGCTCCTCGATATCGCGACCCTGATCAACACCGGACGCCTGGCGCATCCGCAGGTGTTCATCGATTCGCCACTTGCGACCCGCGCGACAGAGGTGTTCGCCAAACATGCCGGGGAACTCGAAGACATGGGCTCGGGTGAAATCTTCCGTCACCCCTCGTTCCACTACACTGCCAGCACGATGGAATCGATGCGGCTCAACGACATGTCCGGAGCCATCATCATGGCGGCATCCGGCATGTGCGAAGCGGGACGCATCCGTCACCATCTGCGGTACAATCTCGGCCGCCGTGAATCGACGATCCTGTTCGTCGGTTTCCAGGCCGCAGGCACCCTTGGCCGGACAATCCTCGATGGCGCGAACCGCGTGCGCATCTGGGGGCAGGACGTCGCGGTGCGCGCGCAGATCCGGCGGATCGACACTTATTCGGCGCATGCCGACCAGAAGGATCTGCAGCGCTGGATAAGGGCGCGGAAGCCGATCGATGGCAGCCTGTTCCTGGGACACGGCGAAGAGGGCTCGATCGAGACGTTCCGCCGCCTGATGCAGGCGGACGATGCCGCGGCATCGATTGTCACGCCGAAGATCGGGGAAACCTATTCACTGCCGTCACGCGCCCCGTCCAAGCGCCTGAAGACCGGAAAGCCGGAACTACAGGAGGCTGTCGGCCGCGATTGGCAGAATGACTATGCGGATTTTTCGACCCATCTGAAAAAAGAACTGCAGAATATCGAGAGCGCGTCGGGCCGGCGCGAGGCACTCGCCCGCATGGCCGAGATTCTGCATTCCTATCAGGCCTATCGCGAGCATCGTAAGAGCCGATCGAGCTGA
- a CDS encoding MgtC/SapB family protein → MELLRSLAAALAVGVLIGIERGWRQREAADGSRVSGLRTFGLLGLAGGLASHMPESLAAVIGLAVTASLVLGYRSEQARTASLSITNTLVGIITFALGYMAGQGLVSETLAVAAVTTLILTLRQQSHAMLKGMSHKEVESIATFAIVALVILPLLPDASYGPFEAWNPRQIWMVVVVVLGLSFAGYVASRRLGADKGVMITALFGALVSSTAVTVAYARRLRANDGPQGPLIAGIALASLVMFARVQILSFTLIPYASTSLALAMVPAFVVGGLTTLLALRSKVDGDGASEVKLGNPLDFGPALLLAGAVALIAVPARWALARFGDQGIVVVLGLTGMWDVDAAVLTLAGLPEDMLKPDTAGLVLAVPVLANTMWKAVLTLVLAGPSKQGWKASGPLFASVLASAAGIAALMVFR, encoded by the coding sequence ATGGAACTGCTTCGTTCGCTTGCTGCGGCGCTCGCGGTAGGCGTGCTGATCGGTATCGAGCGAGGCTGGCGGCAGCGCGAGGCAGCGGATGGCAGCCGGGTCAGCGGTTTGCGCACCTTTGGCCTGCTCGGTCTTGCCGGCGGCCTTGCCAGCCATATGCCCGAAAGCCTTGCGGCGGTAATCGGGCTGGCGGTCACTGCCAGCCTGGTTCTTGGATATCGCAGCGAACAAGCCCGCACGGCCAGCCTGTCCATCACCAATACGTTGGTCGGCATTATCACCTTCGCCTTGGGATATATGGCCGGGCAGGGCCTGGTGAGCGAGACGCTGGCCGTCGCGGCGGTAACCACCTTGATCCTGACGCTCAGGCAGCAATCCCACGCCATGCTCAAAGGGATGAGCCACAAGGAGGTCGAATCGATCGCCACGTTCGCGATCGTCGCGTTGGTCATCCTGCCGCTGCTGCCGGATGCGAGCTACGGCCCCTTTGAGGCCTGGAACCCGCGGCAAATCTGGATGGTCGTCGTCGTCGTGCTCGGACTCTCCTTCGCCGGCTATGTCGCCAGTCGTCGGCTCGGCGCGGACAAGGGGGTCATGATAACCGCTTTGTTCGGGGCATTGGTATCGTCCACGGCGGTCACTGTTGCCTATGCCCGGCGTTTGCGCGCCAATGATGGTCCGCAAGGCCCCTTGATTGCTGGTATTGCGCTCGCCTCGCTCGTGATGTTCGCGCGCGTCCAGATACTCTCTTTTACCCTCATCCCCTACGCCAGCACATCGCTCGCGCTTGCAATGGTTCCGGCTTTCGTCGTCGGCGGTCTGACAACCCTTCTGGCGCTACGCTCCAAGGTGGATGGTGATGGCGCCAGCGAGGTGAAGCTGGGCAATCCGCTGGATTTCGGGCCGGCGCTTCTGCTGGCGGGCGCGGTTGCGTTGATTGCTGTCCCGGCACGTTGGGCGCTCGCGCGGTTCGGCGATCAGGGCATTGTCGTTGTGCTTGGCCTTACGGGCATGTGGGATGTGGACGCAGCCGTACTCACGCTCGCGGGGCTGCCTGAGGATATGCTGAAACCCGACACGGCCGGACTGGTGCTTGCGGTGCCCGTGCTCGCCAACACGATGTGGAAGGCTGTACTCACGCTGGTACTGGCAGGGCCATCAAAGCAAGGCTGGAAGGCGTCCGGCCCACTCTTCGCATCAGTTCTGGCATCTGCTGCCGGTATCGCCGCGCTCATGGTGTTTCGCTAG
- the trxC gene encoding thioredoxin TrxC: MSDVPLVACPVCASINRVPAAKIGAAPICGKCGMPLFQGQPVDVDQAAFDRHVGRGSLPVLVDFWASWCGPCRAMAPAFKAAAAELEPHVRLLKVDTEAEQGIAGRYRIQSIPTLILFRGGREVARQAGAMDRARLVAWTRQALVTA; this comes from the coding sequence ATGTCCGATGTCCCGCTGGTAGCCTGCCCGGTTTGCGCGAGCATCAACCGCGTTCCTGCAGCGAAGATCGGCGCGGCGCCAATTTGCGGGAAATGCGGAATGCCGCTTTTCCAGGGACAGCCGGTCGATGTCGACCAGGCGGCATTCGATCGGCATGTAGGTCGCGGAAGCCTGCCGGTTCTCGTCGATTTCTGGGCGAGTTGGTGCGGACCTTGCCGCGCCATGGCGCCGGCGTTCAAGGCGGCCGCTGCGGAGCTGGAGCCGCATGTCCGGCTCCTGAAGGTCGATACCGAAGCTGAGCAGGGTATTGCCGGGCGCTACCGCATTCAGTCGATTCCGACGCTGATCCTGTTCAGGGGTGGCCGCGAGGTCGCCCGACAGGCCGGGGCGATGGACCGTGCGCGACTCGTCGCCTGGACAAGGCAGGCGCTCGTCACCGCCTGA
- a CDS encoding MBL fold metallo-hydrolase yields MADPQIREATRIVEAASNARPAVIRSFFDEDTFTVTHVISDPATAKAAIIDSVLDFDPASGRTSFASADKVIDYIRSEGLEVEWLLETHAHADHLSAAPYLQEKLGGTLAIGRHILTVQEVFGKIFNEGTRFARDGSQFDRLFDDGDRFRVGSIEAIALHVPGHTPADMTYVIGDAAFIGDTLFMPDYGTARADFPGGDARTLYRSIRRLLSLPDQTGLHLCHDYKAPGRDTYAWETSVGEEREHNVHVRDGVSEDQFVAMREARDATLGMPRLILPSIQVNMRGGHLPEPEDNGMRYLKLPINAL; encoded by the coding sequence ATGGCCGACCCGCAAATCCGTGAAGCCACCCGCATCGTCGAGGCCGCGAGCAATGCGCGGCCCGCCGTCATCCGCAGCTTCTTCGACGAGGACACGTTTACCGTGACCCACGTCATCTCAGATCCCGCCACGGCCAAGGCCGCGATCATCGATAGCGTGCTCGATTTCGATCCGGCTTCGGGGCGCACCTCCTTCGCGTCGGCCGACAAGGTGATCGACTATATCCGGAGCGAAGGGCTCGAGGTCGAATGGCTGCTGGAGACGCACGCCCATGCCGACCATCTGTCGGCCGCGCCCTATCTTCAGGAGAAGCTGGGCGGCACGCTGGCGATCGGTCGCCATATTCTCACCGTGCAGGAGGTCTTCGGCAAGATCTTCAACGAGGGAACGCGCTTTGCTCGCGACGGCTCGCAGTTCGACCGGCTGTTCGATGACGGCGACCGTTTCAGGGTCGGCTCGATCGAGGCGATCGCGCTGCATGTGCCGGGCCATACGCCCGCCGACATGACCTATGTGATCGGCGATGCGGCGTTCATCGGCGACACGCTGTTCATGCCCGACTACGGCACGGCCCGCGCCGACTTCCCGGGCGGCGATGCGCGCACGCTTTATCGGTCGATCCGCCGCCTGCTGTCGCTCCCCGATCAGACCGGCCTTCATCTTTGCCACGACTACAAGGCCCCCGGGCGCGACACCTATGCCTGGGAAACGTCGGTCGGCGAGGAGCGAGAGCATAATGTCCATGTTCGCGACGGGGTGAGCGAGGACCAGTTCGTCGCCATGCGCGAGGCGCGCGATGCGACGCTCGGGATGCCGCGCCTCATTCTGCCGTCCATCCAGGTCAACATGCGCGGCGGCCACCTGCCCGAGCCGGAAGACAATGGCATGCGCTACCTCAAGCTGCCGATAAACGCGCTGTAA
- a CDS encoding peroxiredoxin, with the protein MGDMTLSGHRGRWVLLFSHPADFTPVCTSEFVALSRASDRFKALGCDLVAVSVDSLYSHLGWIRAIREHFGVTIAFPIVEDPSMVIGRAYGMLADNAPDAATLRSTFFIDPEGIVRAKLCYPATIGRSVEELLRVLTALQRVDNDNIVTPEGWHPGDDVLLPPYQDQHGALDAAGDGCWFHRTQPDKHGKTGK; encoded by the coding sequence ATGGGCGACATGACCCTGTCCGGCCATCGCGGCCGCTGGGTACTGCTGTTCTCTCATCCCGCCGATTTTACGCCGGTTTGCACCAGTGAATTCGTCGCCCTCTCGCGCGCCAGCGATCGGTTCAAGGCGCTCGGCTGCGACCTGGTCGCGGTGTCGGTCGACAGCCTCTATTCCCATCTCGGATGGATCAGGGCGATCCGCGAGCATTTCGGCGTGACCATCGCTTTCCCGATCGTCGAAGATCCCTCGATGGTGATCGGCCGCGCCTATGGAATGCTCGCGGACAACGCCCCCGACGCGGCCACGCTGCGCTCGACCTTCTTCATCGACCCCGAAGGCATTGTCCGCGCCAAGCTCTGCTATCCAGCCACCATCGGGCGATCGGTGGAGGAGCTGCTTCGAGTCCTGACCGCGCTGCAACGGGTCGACAACGACAACATAGTGACCCCCGAAGGCTGGCATCCCGGCGATGACGTGCTTCTTCCGCCCTATCAGGACCAGCACGGTGCGCTCGATGCGGCGGGCGATGGCTGCTGGTTCCACCGCACGCAGCCCGACAAGCATGGGAAGACAGGCAAGTGA
- a CDS encoding amino acid ABC transporter ATP-binding/permease protein, which produces MSRADMDLLLAEAIGPERRAFRIAGLLASAATIAAVLLLGLSGWFITGAALAGLGGVLAAQGFNYLVPSAMIRLLAIVRTTARYGERLYGHRAALMALAAVRARLFDRILSVRDVRAVSAGDAVTRLVQDIGALEDNLVRKPALPAAFAGAAIGLALAWLASPWTSLALLALLAGLVLWAHLATPRLLASAATDMAEALARLKASMVDYAAASPEILAYDLAPAIGRSLAVETAELDSARPRFARGEAIIDAGLVLGGGIAMGAMLIFSHASLPVTVLAVLAAAGAIEALSGYVRGVSRGALVAAALSRLEGMAGQPSAPVRKATASMAPARTIAFDRDGMNIRIMAGERLGISGKSGSGKTSLLETLAGIRPAGEHCGIALDDQLLASLPSEDVRAAFALSPQDAQLLSGTIRDNLRVARPGLSDERLWAALEVACLAVDIRAMPHGLDQWVGDGGARLSGGQRKRLSIARALLAGRPWLLLDEPSEGLDMATEARLAGHLDAWLRETGTGVVVVSHRPIFLSLVGKGRTINLKDRR; this is translated from the coding sequence ATGAGCCGCGCGGATATGGACCTGCTGCTCGCTGAAGCTATCGGCCCCGAACGCCGCGCCTTCCGAATCGCGGGCTTGCTTGCCTCCGCTGCGACAATCGCCGCGGTCCTGCTGCTGGGCCTGTCTGGATGGTTCATCACCGGCGCGGCACTGGCCGGGCTGGGCGGCGTGTTGGCCGCGCAGGGTTTCAACTACCTGGTGCCGAGCGCGATGATCAGGCTGCTCGCGATCGTAAGGACGACGGCGCGTTACGGCGAACGGCTCTATGGCCACCGCGCGGCCTTGATGGCGCTCGCCGCGGTTCGCGCGCGCCTGTTCGACCGCATCCTGTCGGTGCGCGACGTGCGGGCCGTATCGGCGGGCGATGCCGTGACGCGGCTCGTGCAGGACATCGGCGCGCTGGAGGACAATCTGGTCCGTAAGCCGGCATTGCCCGCCGCGTTCGCCGGCGCTGCCATCGGCCTTGCCCTTGCGTGGCTGGCCAGCCCCTGGACGAGCCTTGCCTTGCTGGCGTTGCTTGCCGGTCTTGTCCTCTGGGCGCATCTGGCGACCCCCCGCCTGCTGGCGAGCGCCGCGACCGATATGGCGGAGGCGCTGGCGCGGCTCAAGGCGAGCATGGTGGACTATGCCGCCGCTTCGCCCGAAATCCTTGCCTACGATCTCGCTCCGGCGATCGGGCGAAGCCTCGCGGTCGAGACGGCCGAGTTGGACAGCGCGCGACCTCGGTTCGCGCGCGGCGAAGCGATCATCGATGCGGGCCTCGTGTTGGGTGGGGGCATCGCCATGGGCGCGATGCTGATCTTCTCCCATGCCTCCCTGCCGGTGACGGTCCTTGCCGTGCTGGCGGCGGCGGGCGCGATCGAAGCGCTTTCCGGCTATGTGCGCGGGGTGTCGCGCGGCGCGCTGGTCGCGGCCGCCCTCTCGCGATTGGAGGGCATGGCGGGTCAACCGTCTGCGCCTGTCCGAAAGGCGACGGCATCCATGGCGCCCGCGCGGACCATTGCCTTTGACCGGGACGGCATGAATATCCGGATCATGGCGGGCGAGCGCTTGGGGATTTCAGGCAAATCCGGCAGCGGCAAGACCAGCCTTCTGGAAACGCTCGCTGGTATTCGGCCCGCTGGCGAGCATTGCGGCATTGCTCTTGATGACCAGCTTCTTGCTTCCCTGCCGTCCGAGGACGTGCGAGCGGCATTCGCGCTCTCGCCCCAGGATGCCCAGCTCCTGTCGGGAACCATCCGCGACAATTTGCGTGTGGCGCGCCCCGGCCTCAGCGACGAACGGCTTTGGGCGGCGCTGGAAGTCGCCTGCCTCGCTGTCGATATTCGCGCGATGCCGCATGGGCTTGACCAATGGGTCGGCGACGGCGGAGCGCGGTTGTCGGGCGGCCAGCGCAAGCGGTTGTCGATCGCCCGCGCCTTGCTTGCCGGCAGGCCGTGGCTGCTGCTCGACGAGCCGAGCGAGGGGTTGGACATGGCGACGGAGGCGCGGCTTGCGGGCCACCTCGACGCGTGGCTTCGCGAGACAGGGACCGGAGTCGTGGTGGTGAGTCATCGACCGATTTTCTTGAGTCTCGTCGGCAAGGGTCGAACAATCAACTTGAAGGATCGCCGCTAA
- a CDS encoding YdcH family protein: MSNTPHTLSEEFPGQMDKIHALKASDSRFAQLLLDYDVVNDEIHVAETNIEPTSQDHETELRKRRLAIKDQIAEALSQAA; encoded by the coding sequence ATGTCGAATACCCCCCACACCCTGAGCGAGGAATTCCCCGGTCAGATGGACAAGATTCACGCCTTGAAGGCTTCGGACTCTCGCTTCGCGCAGCTTCTTCTCGATTATGATGTCGTGAATGACGAAATCCACGTGGCTGAAACCAATATCGAACCGACCTCGCAAGATCACGAGACCGAACTTCGCAAGCGCCGCCTCGCGATCAAGGATCAGATCGCCGAAGCCCTGTCGCAGGCCGCCTGA